One stretch of Amycolatopsis tolypomycina DNA includes these proteins:
- a CDS encoding TIGR03086 family metal-binding protein, producing the protein MTEFDDFDLAASTVTGLVTAVRADQWAHPTACQDWDVRAVVNHLAHGNAKVAFWAGAGPPVPDGDYLGPSPVSAFAASVAAARAVLAAPGLLARQVTTPLGEVPGVFLVHMRVNEYLAHGWDIADATGQPTDLLPDLAAQALAQWRTRFGSTPRQPGGPFGPEIPAPPDATAADRLAAFLGRKAVNG; encoded by the coding sequence ATGACCGAATTCGATGACTTCGACCTCGCGGCTTCAACGGTGACCGGCCTGGTCACCGCGGTCCGTGCCGACCAGTGGGCGCACCCGACGGCGTGCCAGGACTGGGACGTGCGCGCGGTGGTGAACCACCTGGCGCACGGAAACGCGAAAGTGGCGTTCTGGGCGGGCGCGGGCCCGCCGGTCCCGGACGGCGATTACCTGGGGCCGTCGCCCGTTTCGGCGTTCGCCGCATCGGTGGCGGCGGCCCGGGCGGTGCTGGCCGCACCCGGGCTCCTCGCGCGGCAGGTGACAACGCCGCTCGGTGAGGTGCCGGGGGTGTTCCTGGTGCACATGAGGGTGAACGAGTACCTCGCCCACGGCTGGGACATCGCGGACGCGACCGGGCAGCCGACGGACCTGCTGCCCGACCTGGCGGCCCAGGCGCTGGCGCAGTGGCGCACCCGGTTCGGCTCGACGCCGAGGCAGCCGGGCGGCCCGTTCGGCCCGGAGATCCCGGCACCCCCGGACGCAACGGCGGCCGACCGGCTGGCGGCGTTCCTCGGCCGGAAGGCGGTGAACGGCTAG
- a CDS encoding transposase, whose protein sequence is MSSRSKYPEQFRRDAVELVNSSDRPLRQIARELGVNHETLRAWVNTAKQAAEAGPPAEDPAEALEVTRLRKQVAELQKEKEILRKAAAYFAREMDR, encoded by the coding sequence ATGTCTTCCAGGTCGAAGTATCCGGAGCAGTTCCGACGGGACGCGGTCGAGCTGGTCAACTCGAGTGACCGGCCGTTGCGGCAGATCGCCCGCGAACTAGGGGTCAACCACGAGACCCTGCGGGCGTGGGTCAACACCGCCAAGCAGGCCGCGGAGGCCGGGCCGCCGGCAGAAGACCCGGCGGAGGCCCTGGAGGTGACGCGGTTGCGGAAGCAGGTCGCTGAGCTGCAGAAAGAGAAGGAGATCCTGCGGAAAGCGGCCGCCTATTTTGCGCGCGAGATGGATCGATGA
- the dxs gene encoding 1-deoxy-D-xylulose-5-phosphate synthase: protein MTMLESVSGPADLKRMSVEDLGELAAEIRDFLVDKVRRAGGHLGPNLGVVELTLALHRVFDSPRDAIVWDVGHQAYVHKLVTGRAAGFDLLRQTGGVTGYPSRAESEHDWVESSHASSGLSYVDGLAKAFELAGGGRHAIAVVGDGALTGGMCWEALNNIAAHRERPVVVVINDNGRSYSPTIGGVADHLAALRLQPGYERLLDGGREILKHTPVLGKPIYAALHAAKAGLKDALSPQAMFSDLGLKYLGPVDGHDQVALEKAFHSAKSFGGAVIVHVVTEKGHGYAPAVNHEHDQMHQTDPIDPETGLPPVKGPSWTGVFGDELAKIGSRREDVVAITAAMLRSTGLDKFADAFPDRWYDVGIAEQHAVTSAAGLAMGGLHPVVAIYSTFLNRAFDQVLMDVALHRLPVTLVLDRAGITGPDGPSHHGMWDLSLLGMVPGMRVAAPRDPATLREELNEAVDVADGPTALRFSKGKVGTDVTAVERIGTVDVLRRPAEGADVLLVTVGAFATLGLAAADRLADQGIGVTVVDPRWVLPVPAELVALASQHKLVVTVEDSGRHGGFGSALAAMFRDAECDVPLRDLAVPQSFHDHGSRDEVLGRIGLTAQDVARRVTEWASGRLGTAEEPAKNSADRS from the coding sequence GTGACGATGCTGGAGTCCGTGAGCGGACCGGCGGACCTGAAGCGCATGAGTGTCGAGGACCTCGGCGAACTGGCCGCCGAGATCCGGGACTTCCTCGTCGACAAGGTCCGGCGGGCGGGCGGTCACCTGGGGCCGAACCTCGGCGTCGTCGAGCTGACACTGGCGCTGCACCGCGTGTTCGACTCGCCGCGTGACGCGATCGTGTGGGACGTCGGGCACCAGGCGTACGTCCACAAGCTCGTCACCGGCCGCGCGGCCGGGTTCGACCTGCTGCGCCAGACCGGCGGGGTCACCGGTTACCCGTCGCGCGCGGAGAGTGAGCACGACTGGGTGGAGAGCAGCCACGCGTCGTCCGGTCTGTCCTATGTGGACGGCCTGGCAAAGGCGTTCGAGCTGGCCGGCGGCGGGCGGCACGCGATCGCCGTCGTCGGCGACGGCGCGCTCACCGGCGGCATGTGCTGGGAGGCGCTCAACAACATCGCCGCGCACCGGGAGCGCCCGGTCGTCGTCGTGATCAACGACAACGGGCGCTCGTACTCGCCGACCATCGGCGGCGTGGCCGACCACCTCGCGGCGCTGCGCCTGCAGCCCGGCTACGAGCGGCTCCTCGACGGCGGCCGCGAGATCCTCAAGCACACCCCGGTCCTCGGGAAGCCGATCTACGCGGCGCTGCACGCGGCGAAGGCCGGCCTGAAGGACGCGCTGAGCCCGCAGGCGATGTTCTCCGACCTGGGCCTGAAGTATCTCGGCCCGGTCGACGGGCACGACCAGGTGGCGCTGGAGAAGGCCTTCCACAGCGCGAAGTCGTTCGGCGGCGCGGTGATCGTGCACGTGGTCACCGAGAAGGGCCACGGCTACGCGCCCGCCGTCAACCACGAGCACGACCAGATGCACCAGACCGACCCGATCGACCCGGAGACCGGCCTGCCGCCGGTGAAGGGCCCGAGCTGGACCGGCGTGTTCGGCGACGAGCTGGCGAAGATCGGCAGCAGGCGCGAGGACGTCGTCGCGATCACCGCGGCGATGCTGCGCTCGACCGGGCTGGACAAGTTCGCCGACGCGTTCCCGGACCGCTGGTACGACGTCGGCATCGCCGAGCAGCACGCGGTCACCTCGGCCGCGGGCCTGGCCATGGGCGGGCTGCACCCGGTGGTGGCGATCTACTCGACGTTCCTCAACCGCGCGTTCGACCAGGTGCTGATGGACGTGGCGCTGCACCGCCTGCCGGTGACGCTGGTGCTCGACCGGGCCGGCATCACCGGGCCGGACGGGCCGAGCCACCACGGCATGTGGGACCTGTCGCTGCTCGGCATGGTGCCGGGCATGCGGGTGGCGGCGCCCCGCGACCCGGCCACGCTGCGCGAGGAGCTGAACGAGGCCGTCGACGTCGCCGACGGGCCGACGGCGCTGCGGTTCTCGAAGGGCAAGGTCGGCACGGACGTCACGGCCGTCGAGCGGATCGGCACGGTCGACGTGCTGCGCCGCCCGGCCGAGGGTGCCGACGTGCTGCTGGTGACCGTCGGCGCGTTCGCGACGCTCGGGCTGGCGGCCGCCGACCGGCTGGCCGACCAGGGGATCGGCGTGACGGTGGTGGACCCGCGCTGGGTGCTGCCGGTGCCGGCCGAGCTGGTGGCGCTGGCGTCGCAGCACAAGCTGGTGGTGACGGTCGAGGACAGCGGGCGGCACGGCGGTTTCGGGTCGGCTTTGGCCGCGATGTTCCGGGACGCCGAGTGCGACGTGCCGCTGCGGGACCTGGCGGTGCCGCAGTCGTTCCACGACCACGGCAGCCGCGACGAGGTCCTGGGGCGGATCGGGCTGACCGCGCAGGACGTGGCTCGGCGGGTGACGGAGTGGGCCTCCGGGCGGCTGGGCACCGCGGAAGAGCCGGCGAAGAACAGCGCCGACCGCAGCTGA
- a CDS encoding purine-cytosine permease family protein: protein MKVTEVEHHGIAPIPPAEQTSRPRDLFRLAFGGANTFATIILGTLPIAYGLSFRDAVLATTLGVVVGGLVLAPMALFGPRTRTNNAVSSGAHFGVVGRCVGSFLSLLTAITFFAISVWVSGDAVAGAAQRLFGFDGGPVLRGFAYGVIAIATLVVCIYGYRFMLLVNRVAVVLGTAIMLLGVFAYGGSFDPGYAGTGTYALGTFWPTFTLAALTALANPISFGAFLGDWARYIPASFSKRSLLTAPFLAQVATLLPFGFGIATATLVANPADYITGLTAISPLWYAIPLIVVALIGGLSTGTTSLYGTGLDFSSIFPRLSRVRATLLIGTLSVAFIFVGNFVLDMVSSINTFATLIVLCTSPWMVIMMIGFVQRRGYYDVADLQVFNEGRRGGRYWFTRGVNWRAMAAWIPATTLGLLCANTPMIAGPWRDIAGGVDVSLLVTLLTAAVAYPVLVKLFPEPPEVFAPARIPVTTAQPAEA, encoded by the coding sequence ATGAAGGTGACGGAAGTCGAGCACCACGGCATCGCGCCGATCCCGCCGGCGGAGCAGACCTCGCGGCCCCGCGACCTGTTCCGCCTGGCGTTCGGCGGCGCGAACACGTTCGCGACGATCATCCTGGGCACGCTGCCGATCGCGTACGGCCTGAGCTTCCGCGACGCGGTCCTGGCCACGACCCTCGGCGTCGTGGTGGGCGGCCTGGTGCTGGCACCCATGGCGTTGTTCGGCCCGCGTACGCGCACCAACAACGCGGTGTCGTCGGGCGCGCACTTCGGCGTGGTCGGCCGCTGCGTGGGCTCGTTCCTGTCGCTGCTGACGGCGATCACGTTCTTCGCGATCTCGGTCTGGGTGAGCGGCGACGCGGTGGCCGGGGCGGCCCAGCGCCTCTTCGGCTTCGACGGCGGACCGGTGCTGCGCGGTTTCGCGTACGGCGTGATCGCGATCGCGACGCTGGTGGTGTGCATCTACGGCTACCGGTTCATGCTGCTGGTGAACCGCGTCGCGGTGGTCCTGGGCACGGCGATCATGCTCCTGGGCGTGTTCGCCTACGGCGGCTCGTTCGACCCGGGCTACGCGGGCACGGGCACGTACGCGCTGGGCACGTTCTGGCCGACGTTCACGTTGGCGGCACTGACGGCGTTGGCCAACCCGATCTCGTTCGGCGCGTTCCTCGGCGACTGGGCCCGCTACATCCCGGCGTCGTTCAGCAAGCGCTCTCTGCTGACGGCGCCGTTCCTGGCCCAGGTGGCCACGCTCCTGCCGTTCGGCTTCGGCATCGCCACGGCAACCCTGGTGGCGAACCCGGCCGACTACATCACGGGCCTGACGGCGATTTCCCCGCTGTGGTACGCGATCCCGCTGATCGTGGTGGCCCTGATCGGCGGCCTGTCGACGGGAACGACGTCGTTGTACGGAACGGGCCTGGACTTCAGTTCGATCTTCCCCCGGCTGTCCCGAGTACGGGCGACGCTGCTGATCGGCACGCTGAGCGTGGCGTTCATCTTCGTGGGCAACTTCGTCCTGGACATGGTGTCGAGCATCAACACGTTCGCCACGCTGATCGTCCTGTGCACGTCACCGTGGATGGTGATCATGATGATCGGCTTCGTCCAGCGCCGAGGGTACTACGACGTGGCGGACCTGCAGGTGTTCAACGAGGGCCGCCGCGGCGGCCGGTACTGGTTCACCCGAGGCGTGAACTGGCGAGCCATGGCGGCCTGGATCCCGGCGACAACGCTGGGCTTGCTGTGCGCGAACACACCGATGATCGCGGGGCCGTGGCGCGACATCGCCGGCGGAGTGGACGTGAGCCTCCTGGTGACGCTGCTGACAGCCGCGGTGGCGTATCCGGTGCTGGTGAAGCTGTTCCCGGAACCACCGGAAGTCTTCGCCCCAGCCCGGATTCCGGTCACCACCGCCCAGCCGGCCGAAGCCTGA
- a CDS encoding IS3 family transposase, translated as MIYRYRFISEHRAIYGVKRLCQVLGLRRQGFHEWVAAEAARIRRAEAEAELVRLITEIHAEHQGAYGVPRITAELHRRGIVVNHKRVERLMRAHDLAGITRRKRRALTRPAAGPVTPAQDLIRRDFTAEKPGTRLVGDITCLPTFEGWLYLATVIDLHTREVIGHAMADHMRTDLVCDAIDLATARGLIQPDAVFHSDRGVQYTSSQFRAALAEHRIRPSVGRVGSCYDNAVAEAFFATLKTEIGVSIWRTRAEARQDVFTWLHYYNHNRLHSTVGQNTPAEARINYRQASAA; from the coding sequence ATGATCTACCGCTACCGGTTCATCTCCGAACACCGCGCCATCTACGGCGTCAAGCGGTTGTGCCAGGTCCTGGGCCTGCGCCGGCAAGGCTTCCACGAATGGGTCGCCGCCGAAGCAGCCCGGATCCGCCGGGCGGAGGCCGAGGCCGAACTGGTCCGGCTGATCACCGAGATCCATGCCGAACACCAGGGTGCCTACGGCGTCCCGCGGATCACCGCCGAACTGCACCGCCGCGGGATCGTGGTGAACCACAAGCGGGTCGAGCGGCTCATGCGCGCACACGACCTGGCCGGGATCACCCGCCGCAAACGCCGAGCGTTGACCCGGCCTGCGGCCGGCCCGGTCACCCCAGCACAGGACCTGATCCGCCGCGACTTCACCGCCGAGAAACCCGGGACACGGCTGGTCGGGGACATCACCTGCCTGCCCACCTTCGAGGGCTGGCTCTACCTGGCCACCGTCATCGACCTGCACACCCGGGAGGTCATCGGCCACGCCATGGCCGACCACATGCGCACCGACCTCGTCTGCGACGCCATCGACCTCGCGACCGCCCGCGGCCTCATCCAGCCCGACGCGGTGTTCCACTCCGACCGCGGAGTCCAATACACGAGCAGCCAGTTCCGGGCCGCCCTCGCCGAGCACCGGATCCGCCCGTCGGTCGGGCGGGTGGGGTCCTGCTACGACAACGCCGTCGCCGAAGCCTTCTTCGCCACCCTGAAGACCGAAATCGGTGTCTCGATCTGGCGCACCCGCGCCGAGGCGCGCCAGGACGTGTTCACCTGGCTGCACTACTACAACCACAACCGGCTGCACTCAACGGTCGGCCAGAACACCCCAGCCGAAGCCCGAATCAACTATCGTCAGGCCTCAGCTGCCTGA
- a CDS encoding aldehyde dehydrogenase family protein has translation MADFFIGGEWVDAVDGGRREIRCPADGSLVATVAEGTAKDTEAAIAAARRAFDTGPWPATPAHLRGDLLLRTADLLDRDAEAFARAESLDTGKRLVESRYDMADIAACLRYFGKLAAQDAGRVVDTGNPDAISRIVHEPVGVCGLITPWNYPLLQTVWKIAPALAAGNTFVLKPSELTPHTAILFMKLLTEAGLPPGAGNLVLGAGAEAGAPLASHPDVDLVSFTGGLATGKVIAAAAAGTVKKVALELGGKNPNVVFADADFETAVDYALTAVFLHSGQVCSAGARLIVQREWHDEFVDELVRRAERIRLGGPFDAQAETGPLISAAHREKVEAYVAAALAEGAVLRTGGRRPDDPALADGFYYLPTILDQVKQGSSAVVDESFGPVLTVETFTDEDDAVRIANDTHYGLAGAVFTNDASRAQRVAGRLRHGTVWINDFHPYLPQAEWGGYKQSGFGRELGPTGLAEYTEVKHIYQNLRPGPQHWFGG, from the coding sequence ATGGCGGATTTCTTCATCGGCGGCGAATGGGTGGACGCGGTGGACGGCGGGCGCCGCGAGATCCGCTGCCCGGCCGACGGTTCCCTGGTCGCGACGGTCGCCGAGGGCACCGCGAAGGACACCGAGGCCGCCATCGCGGCGGCGCGCCGGGCGTTCGACACCGGTCCGTGGCCCGCCACGCCCGCGCACCTGCGCGGCGACCTGCTGCTGCGCACCGCGGACCTGCTCGACCGCGACGCCGAGGCGTTCGCCCGCGCCGAGTCGCTCGACACCGGCAAGCGCCTGGTCGAGAGCCGCTACGACATGGCCGACATCGCCGCCTGCCTGCGCTACTTCGGCAAGCTCGCGGCCCAGGACGCCGGGCGCGTCGTCGACACCGGCAACCCGGACGCGATCAGCCGGATCGTGCACGAGCCGGTCGGTGTCTGCGGGCTGATCACGCCCTGGAACTACCCGCTGCTGCAGACCGTGTGGAAGATCGCGCCCGCGCTGGCCGCGGGCAACACGTTCGTGCTCAAGCCCAGCGAGCTGACCCCGCACACGGCGATCCTGTTCATGAAGCTGCTCACCGAGGCCGGCCTGCCGCCGGGCGCGGGCAACCTGGTGCTCGGCGCGGGCGCCGAGGCGGGCGCGCCGCTGGCGTCCCACCCGGACGTCGACCTGGTGTCGTTCACCGGCGGCCTGGCGACCGGCAAGGTGATCGCCGCGGCGGCCGCCGGGACGGTCAAGAAGGTGGCACTGGAGCTGGGCGGGAAGAACCCGAACGTGGTGTTCGCCGACGCCGACTTCGAGACCGCGGTCGACTACGCGCTGACGGCGGTGTTCCTGCACTCGGGCCAGGTGTGCTCGGCGGGCGCGCGGCTGATCGTGCAGCGCGAGTGGCACGACGAGTTCGTCGACGAGCTGGTGCGCCGGGCAGAGCGGATCCGCCTCGGCGGCCCGTTCGACGCGCAGGCCGAAACGGGCCCGCTGATCTCGGCGGCGCACCGCGAGAAGGTCGAGGCGTACGTGGCGGCGGCGCTGGCCGAGGGCGCGGTGCTGCGCACGGGCGGCCGCCGCCCGGACGACCCGGCCCTCGCCGACGGCTTCTACTACCTGCCGACCATCCTCGACCAGGTGAAACAGGGGTCGTCGGCGGTCGTCGACGAGTCGTTCGGCCCGGTCCTGACGGTCGAGACGTTCACCGACGAGGACGACGCGGTCCGCATCGCCAACGACACGCACTACGGACTGGCCGGCGCGGTGTTCACGAACGACGCTTCGCGGGCGCAGCGGGTCGCCGGACGGCTGCGCCACGGGACGGTGTGGATCAACGACTTCCACCCGTACCTGCCCCAGGCCGAGTGGGGCGGCTACAAGCAGTCCGGGTTCGGCCGCGAGCTGGGCCCGACGGGGCTGGCCGAGTACACCGAGGTCAAGCACATCTACCAGAACCTGCGCCCGGGACCGCAACACTGGTTCGGGGGCTGA
- a CDS encoding class I SAM-dependent RNA methyltransferase: MTSWLGRVLEVEVGAVAHGGHCVARADGRVVFVRHALPGEQVRVEITEDNGGSFCRGDAIEVLSASPHRVPPPCPLAVPGGCGGCDWQHADPDHQRSLKASVVAEQLRRLAGIEREVVVEALDGGPLDWRSRVRLVAGRDGRAGLRAHHSHRVVALDDCPIAVPGELDDVLARRWRPGSELEVTRDGDGDVHVRELSTVRGKVRARQLSGGVAVQHAAGRDWRLDAHGFWQVHPAAASTLAAVVGEWAEAPSGGTAWDLYAGVGLFASVLAAQVGASGHVLAVESGRRAVADGERNLADLPQVSWRAGRVEHVLASAAKPVDVVVLDPPRKGAGKAVVESIVAGSPDRVVYVACDPAALARDLAFFSAHGYSLTDLRAFDAFPMTHHVECVALLS; this comes from the coding sequence ATGACCAGCTGGCTGGGCCGGGTCCTCGAGGTCGAGGTGGGCGCGGTGGCGCACGGCGGGCACTGCGTCGCGCGCGCGGACGGGCGGGTCGTGTTCGTCCGGCACGCGCTGCCGGGCGAGCAGGTCCGCGTCGAGATCACCGAGGACAACGGCGGTTCGTTCTGCCGCGGGGACGCGATCGAGGTGCTTTCGGCGTCGCCGCACCGGGTGCCGCCGCCGTGCCCGCTGGCGGTGCCCGGCGGCTGCGGCGGCTGCGACTGGCAGCACGCGGACCCGGACCACCAGCGTTCGCTCAAGGCGTCGGTCGTGGCGGAGCAGCTGCGGCGGCTGGCGGGGATCGAGCGCGAGGTCGTCGTGGAGGCCCTCGACGGCGGGCCGCTGGACTGGCGCAGCCGGGTCCGGCTGGTCGCCGGGCGCGACGGCCGTGCCGGGCTGCGCGCCCACCACAGCCACCGCGTGGTGGCGCTGGACGACTGCCCGATCGCGGTCCCCGGCGAGCTCGACGACGTCCTGGCGCGGCGCTGGCGGCCGGGCAGCGAGCTGGAGGTCACCCGCGACGGTGACGGCGACGTGCACGTCCGGGAGCTGTCGACCGTGCGCGGGAAGGTGCGGGCGCGGCAGCTGAGCGGCGGCGTCGCGGTCCAGCACGCGGCGGGCCGCGACTGGCGCCTCGACGCACACGGCTTCTGGCAGGTCCACCCGGCGGCGGCGTCGACGCTGGCCGCGGTCGTGGGGGAGTGGGCGGAGGCTCCGTCCGGGGGCACGGCCTGGGACCTCTACGCGGGGGTCGGGCTGTTCGCCTCGGTGCTGGCGGCGCAGGTCGGCGCTTCGGGCCACGTGCTGGCGGTCGAGTCCGGCCGGCGCGCGGTCGCCGACGGCGAGCGCAACCTCGCGGACCTGCCGCAGGTTTCGTGGCGTGCGGGGCGCGTGGAGCACGTGCTGGCGTCGGCGGCCAAGCCGGTCGACGTGGTGGTGCTGGACCCGCCTCGCAAGGGCGCGGGCAAGGCGGTCGTGGAGTCGATCGTGGCAGGTTCACCCGATCGAGTCGTGTACGTGGCCTGCGACCCGGCGGCACTGGCCCGTGACCTGGCGTTCTTCAGCGCCCACGGCTATTCGCTGACGGATTTGAGGGCGTTCGACGCGTTCCCGATGACCCACCACGTGGAGTGCGTGGCGCTGCTGTCCTGA